The nucleotide sequence GTCTCCACCGGCTGCCGGCCGGTCTCCGGTGAACCGCAGATCCGGTCCGGGCCGCTGCTGCTGCCGGCGGCCGAGCCGGACCCGCTCCGGCTGCTCGGCGCGCTCGGCGCGACCGAGCCGACTCCGGTCGGGCTGGTCGCCGCGCCCTGCCCCGGGCAGGGCACCACCTGGACCGCGCGGGCCACCGGCCGGGGCACGCCGGCCGGACCGTTGAGCGCCGCGCTGCCCCGCCCGGCCGGCGCCGTCGTGGTCGCCGACGGCACCGAGATGTACGCCTACCGCAGCGGCCCGACAAGCGTGCTGGTGGAGAGCGGCGCCGGCCAGATCCGGGTCGCCGTCAGCACCGGCTGCGCCGGATGACCGGCTGCGCGGAGGGGCGCCCGGGTCAGTAGACGAGCGCCTGGGCGCCGTCGGCCATCGCCTCCTCGACGAAGACCGCCGCCCCGGCGATGCGCACCCCGGGAAGGACGTCGGACTCGCCGATCTCCCGGCGCGCCGCGCACTGGGTGCAGACCGTCACCCGGCCACCGGCCAGGATCACGTGCAGCAGCTCGGCCAGGGGTGCGGAGTGCGGCAGCTCGAACTCGTCGGCCCGGCCGGGCAGGGCGAACCAGCTCGACTCGCCGGTCAGCCAGAGCGACACCTCGACCCCGGAGGCGACCGCCGTGGCGGCCACGGTGAACGCCTGCGCGCAGCGTTCCGGCGAATCCGATCCGGCGGTGGCCTTGACGACCAGGGTGCG is from Micromonospora sp. WMMD1102 and encodes:
- a CDS encoding DsrE family protein, with amino-acid sequence MARTLVVKATAGSDSPERCAQAFTVAATAVASGVEVSLWLTGESSWFALPGRADEFELPHSAPLAELLHVILAGGRVTVCTQCAARREIGESDVLPGVRIAGAAVFVEEAMADGAQALVY